A window from Erythrolamprus reginae isolate rEryReg1 chromosome 9, rEryReg1.hap1, whole genome shotgun sequence encodes these proteins:
- the RPUSD1 gene encoding RNA pseudouridylate synthase domain-containing protein 1, translating into MEPVSIDNLSILYQSEDFIVVNKHWDVRIDSKMWYEKLTLQSQLKYRFPELADPGTYYGFRFCHQLDFSTSGALCVALNREAAGSVYKCFKNRTVTKAYLALVRGHIQEARRTICFAIGKNTTEGLTHMMCTEGTDGCKSPKPCRSELVVLEYGLYSGEPATKVLLQPLTGRTHQLRVHCSAIGHPIVGDFTYSFKKDSAPYRMMLHAYYLCIPTSKELIEVSAPDPFVPSLDRSWVSQRLTRPLDELIQEVKDKSLWAEEEGEQEAPSAAPSSGEATPETKTQDMERQQTHCKQWLSEWAPE; encoded by the exons ATGGAGCCTGTAAGCATTGACAACCTGTCAATTTTGTATCAAAGTGAGGACTTCATCGTGGTCAACAAACACTGGGATGTCCGTATCGACAGCAAGATGTGGTACGAGAAGCTGACGCTGCAGAGTCAGCTGAAATACCGATTCCCAGAACTTGCTGACCCAGGCACGTACTATGGCTTCAG gtTTTGCCACCAGCTGGATTTCTCCACCAGCGGAGCCCTTTGTGTGGCACTGAACAGAGAGGCGGCTGGCAGTGTGTACAAGTGTTTCAAAAACCGGACAGTCACGAAGGCCTACCTTGCACTG GTGAGAGGCCACATCCAGGAGGCCAGGCGGACGATCTGCTTTGCTATAGGAAAGAACACGACAGAAGGGCTGACCCACATGATGTGCACCGAAGGGACCGATG GTTGCAAAAGCCCGAAACCTTGTCGGTCAGAACTTGTAGTCCTTGAATATGGGTTGTACAGTGGAGAGCCAGCTACaaaagtgcttttacagcctctcACAG GAAGAACCCACCAGCTCCGGGTCCATTGCAGCGCCATCGGGCACCCGATTGTTGGGGACTTCACCTACAGCTTCAAGAAGGACAGCGCTCCCTATCGGATGATGCTACATGCATATTATCTGTGCATTCCAACCAGCAAGGAGCTTATCGAAGTGAGCGCCCCGGATCCCTTTGTCCCGTCCCTCGACCGCAGTTGGGTCTCTCAGCGTCTCACACGCCCCTTGGATGAGCTGATCCAGGAAGTGAAAGACAAGAGCCTCTGggcagaggaggaaggagagcagGAAGCCCCATCGGCTGCCCCAAGTTCAGGTGAGGCCACGCCTGAAACGAAGACCCAAGACATGGAGCGACAGCAAACCCACTGCAAGCAGTGGTTGTCCGAATGGGCACCGGAGTGA